A DNA window from Bacillus sp. E(2018) contains the following coding sequences:
- a CDS encoding DUF4083 family protein — protein MQSLNVGDVLYQLVMFLILIAIIVGVGLLVKRAVSSDRRLKRIEEKVDELKEEKGRDRT, from the coding sequence ATGCAGTCATTGAATGTTGGAGATGTGCTTTATCAGCTGGTAATGTTTTTAATTCTAATTGCCATCATCGTTGGAGTTGGTTTATTAGTGAAGCGAGCTGTGAGTTCGGATAGAAGATTGAAACGTATTGAAGAAAAAGTGGATGAATTAAAAGAGGAGAAAGGAAGAGACCGCACATGA